A genomic window from Triticum urartu cultivar G1812 chromosome 7, Tu2.1, whole genome shotgun sequence includes:
- the LOC125523649 gene encoding wall-associated receptor kinase 3-like isoform X1: protein MLTLQYSATAYGAGFGIISMARPGCPDKCGNVSIPYPFGTGNGCFQEPFNVTCNVSGAYLASTKVRILDINLTLGEIRVQNPYIAWQCNHTNGTNSTGGDSQGLILDPSHKLSYTKNKLTSVGCATLAMVVGVTKGKNQLEFPIVNSCFSYCTDASNVDNSSGCAGMGCCQSSFPGNVSSVNTTSMPVLDIYNSTIQSFSPCSYAFVVEEEWFKFDPSYASSTDFASRYADGVPVVLDWVAGNGSCSETSKMGSQYACQAMNSECIDVSNGPGYRCNCSQGYEGNPYLQGGCKDINECEPPNQSLYPCKGNCINTHGSYTCSCPSGFRSDDPRSIPCVRADPNKALKVVLGLSVSAVFLMVFIFALWAEYQKRKLAEEKERFFDQNGGQILYQQIMSKQVDTLRIFTQEDLKKATNDFDESRELGKGGHGTVYKGILKDNRVVAVKRSKIMNVEQTDEFVQEIIILSQTNHRNVVRLLGCCLEVEVPILVYEFISNGTLFEFIHGSHGSPPPSLDTRLRIAQESAEALAYLHLSTNHHIVHGDVKSMNILLDDNYMAKVTDFGASRMLPKDESQFMTLVKGTLGYLDPEYLQERQLTEKSDVYSFGVVLLELITGKKAIYRDGLKEGKSLVSSFLLAMKIENLEGILDPRIARAGMEALLREVAELGRMCLGPRGEDRPSMTEVADKLKALRSAWREKLALGHAKTECLVVCSSPAAVAAWCPPSSGSSSMEAYMSGIGIETPR, encoded by the exons ATGCTGACCCTGCAATATAGTGCTACCGCTTATGGGGCTGGGTTTGGGATCATCAGCATGGCACGGCCCGGCTGCCCAGACAAGTGCGGTAACGTCAGCATCCCGTACCCGTTCGGCACCGGAAATGGATGCTTCCAGGAACCCTTTAATGTCACATGCAATGTGAGCGGGGCATATTTGGCCTCCACCAAAGTAAGGATACTGGACATCAATCTTACTCTAGGTGAGATTCGTGTTCAGAACCCATACATAGCATGGCAATGCAACCACACCAATGGCACCAATAGTACTGGTGGTGATTCGCAAGGCTTAATTCTTGATCCTTCTCATAAGCTTTCCTACACCAAGAACAAGTTGACATCAGTCGGTTGTGCTACGCTTGCAATGGTCGTAGGAGTCACCAAGGGCAAGAACCAGCTTGAATTCCCCATTGTTAACTCATGCTTTTCATACTGCACTGACGCAAGTAATGTGGATAATAGCTCTGGGTGCGCTGGAATGGGTTGCTGCCAGTCCTCCTTTCCAGGAAATGTCAGTTCCGTTAACACCACATCCATGCCAGTACTAGATATATACAACTCAACCATCCAGTCTTTCAGCCCGTGCAGCTACGCTTTCGTTGTTGAGGAGGAGTGGTTCAAGTTCGATCCTTCATATGCTAGCTCTACTGATTTCGCAAGTAGATATGCAGATGGAGTTCCTGTGGTACTTGATTGGGTTGCTGGTAATGGAAGTTGTTCTGAAACCAGCAAGATGGGATCACAGTATGCCTGCCAAGCCATGAACAGTGAATGCATTGATGTGTCTAATGGCCCCGGTTACCGCTGCAACTGCTCTCAAGGTTATGAGGGCAATCCCTATCTGCAAGGAGGGTGCAAAG ACATCAATGAGTGCGAACCTCCAAACCAGTCCTTGTATCCTTGCAAAGGTAATTGCATAAACACCCACGGTAGCTACACCTGTTCATGCCCATCAGGATTCAGGAGCGATGATCCAAGGAGCATACCCTGCGTTCGAGCTGACCCAAACAAAGCACTGAAGGTGGTCTTAG GCTTATCCGTCAGTGCTGTCTTCCTCATGGTTTTTATCTTCGCTCTATGGGCTGAGTATCAGAAAAGAAAGCTGGCGGAAGAGAAGGAAAGATTCTTTGATCAGAATGGTGGTCAGATATTATATCAGCAAATTATGTCAAAACAAGTCGATACTTTGAGGATATTCACTCaagaagatctgaagaaggctacaaacgattTTGACGAGAGCAGAGAACTGGGCAAGGGGGGTCATGGCACTGTCTACAAGGGCATTCTCAAGGATAACAGGGTAGTGGCTGTGAAACGCTCGAAGATCATGAACGTGGAGCAGACCGACGAATTCGTGCAGGAGATAATTATACTTTCACAGACCAACCACCGGAATGTGGTCAGGCTTCTAGGGTGCTGCTTAGAGGTGGAGGTCCCCATACTGGTCTATGAGTTCATCTCGAACGGCACTCTCTTTGAGTTCATCCATGGTAGCCACGGAAGTCCACCTCCCTCGCTGGACACCCGTCTCAGGATCGCTCAAGAATCGGCAGAAGCGCTGGCCTATCTGCATCTGTCCACTAACCACCATATAGTCCACGGAGATGTCAAGTCCATGAACATCCTCTTGGACGACAACTACATGGCGAAAGTGACGGACTTTGGGGCGTCGAGGATGCTCCCCAAGGACGAGTCCCAGTTCATGACGCTGGTGAAGGGCACCCTGGGATATCTAGACCCTGAGTACCTGCAGGAGCGGCAGCTCACAGAGAAGAGCGACGTGTACAGCTTCGGGGTCGTGCTGCTGGAGCTGATCACGGGGAAGAAGGCCATCTACCGCGATGGCCTGAAGGAAGGCAAGAGTCTCGTGTCATCCTTCCTGCTCGCCATGAAGATTGAGAACCTCGAGGGCATCCTTGACCCGAGAATCGCGCGTGCGGGGATGGAGGCGCTGCTGCGAGAAGTCGCCGAGCTCGGGCGGATGTGCTTGGGCCCCAGGGGTGAGGACAGGCCTTCCATGACCGAGGTGGCCGACAAGCTGAAGGCCCTGCGAAGCGCCTGGAGGGAGAAACTGGCGCTGGGGCATGCCAAAACAGAGTGTCTGGTTGTGTGCTCGTCGCCTGCGGCTGTGGCGGCTTGGTGCCCTCCGTCTTCAGGATCCTCCTCGATGGAGGCGTACATGTCTGGAATAGGCATAGAGACGCCCAGATGA
- the LOC125523649 gene encoding wall-associated receptor kinase 3-like isoform X2 yields the protein MPVLDIYNSTIQSFSPCSYAFVVEEEWFKFDPSYASSTDFASRYADGVPVVLDWVAGNGSCSETSKMGSQYACQAMNSECIDVSNGPGYRCNCSQGYEGNPYLQGGCKGLSVSAVFLMVFIFALWAEYQKRKLAEEKERFFDQNGGQILYQQIMSKQVDTLRIFTQEDLKKATNDFDESRELGKGGHGTVYKGILKDNRVVAVKRSKIMNVEQTDEFVQEIIILSQTNHRNVVRLLGCCLEVEVPILVYEFISNGTLFEFIHGSHGSPPPSLDTRLRIAQESAEALAYLHLSTNHHIVHGDVKSMNILLDDNYMAKVTDFGASRMLPKDESQFMTLVKGTLGYLDPEYLQERQLTEKSDVYSFGVVLLELITGKKAIYRDGLKEGKSLVSSFLLAMKIENLEGILDPRIARAGMEALLREVAELGRMCLGPRGEDRPSMTEVADKLKALRSAWREKLALGHAKTECLVVCSSPAAVAAWCPPSSGSSSMEAYMSGIGIETPR from the exons ATGCCAGTACTAGATATATACAACTCAACCATCCAGTCTTTCAGCCCGTGCAGCTACGCTTTCGTTGTTGAGGAGGAGTGGTTCAAGTTCGATCCTTCATATGCTAGCTCTACTGATTTCGCAAGTAGATATGCAGATGGAGTTCCTGTGGTACTTGATTGGGTTGCTGGTAATGGAAGTTGTTCTGAAACCAGCAAGATGGGATCACAGTATGCCTGCCAAGCCATGAACAGTGAATGCATTGATGTGTCTAATGGCCCCGGTTACCGCTGCAACTGCTCTCAAGGTTATGAGGGCAATCCCTATCTGCAAGGAGGGTGCAAAG GCTTATCCGTCAGTGCTGTCTTCCTCATGGTTTTTATCTTCGCTCTATGGGCTGAGTATCAGAAAAGAAAGCTGGCGGAAGAGAAGGAAAGATTCTTTGATCAGAATGGTGGTCAGATATTATATCAGCAAATTATGTCAAAACAAGTCGATACTTTGAGGATATTCACTCaagaagatctgaagaaggctacaaacgattTTGACGAGAGCAGAGAACTGGGCAAGGGGGGTCATGGCACTGTCTACAAGGGCATTCTCAAGGATAACAGGGTAGTGGCTGTGAAACGCTCGAAGATCATGAACGTGGAGCAGACCGACGAATTCGTGCAGGAGATAATTATACTTTCACAGACCAACCACCGGAATGTGGTCAGGCTTCTAGGGTGCTGCTTAGAGGTGGAGGTCCCCATACTGGTCTATGAGTTCATCTCGAACGGCACTCTCTTTGAGTTCATCCATGGTAGCCACGGAAGTCCACCTCCCTCGCTGGACACCCGTCTCAGGATCGCTCAAGAATCGGCAGAAGCGCTGGCCTATCTGCATCTGTCCACTAACCACCATATAGTCCACGGAGATGTCAAGTCCATGAACATCCTCTTGGACGACAACTACATGGCGAAAGTGACGGACTTTGGGGCGTCGAGGATGCTCCCCAAGGACGAGTCCCAGTTCATGACGCTGGTGAAGGGCACCCTGGGATATCTAGACCCTGAGTACCTGCAGGAGCGGCAGCTCACAGAGAAGAGCGACGTGTACAGCTTCGGGGTCGTGCTGCTGGAGCTGATCACGGGGAAGAAGGCCATCTACCGCGATGGCCTGAAGGAAGGCAAGAGTCTCGTGTCATCCTTCCTGCTCGCCATGAAGATTGAGAACCTCGAGGGCATCCTTGACCCGAGAATCGCGCGTGCGGGGATGGAGGCGCTGCTGCGAGAAGTCGCCGAGCTCGGGCGGATGTGCTTGGGCCCCAGGGGTGAGGACAGGCCTTCCATGACCGAGGTGGCCGACAAGCTGAAGGCCCTGCGAAGCGCCTGGAGGGAGAAACTGGCGCTGGGGCATGCCAAAACAGAGTGTCTGGTTGTGTGCTCGTCGCCTGCGGCTGTGGCGGCTTGGTGCCCTCCGTCTTCAGGATCCTCCTCGATGGAGGCGTACATGTCTGGAATAGGCATAGAGACGCCCAGATGA
- the LOC125523648 gene encoding wall-associated receptor kinase 3-like isoform X2 → MAWPGCPDKCGNVNIPYPFGTREGCFREPFNVTCNETGAYLASTEVRVLDINLTVGEIRVLNPHISWECNYTNGTSGNGSDGLSLDPFHKLSNTKNKLISIGCATLGLILGVTKGKNQLEFPIVNTCYSVCTDANSTDDSTKCVGMGCCQTPLPGNISSFNTVSSSLTFKDSTSQSFSPCSYSFVAEEDRFKFDRSYVISTNFLNKYTDGVPLVLDWVVGDESCSEATKMGSQYACKDMNSKCVDVSNGPGYRCNCSEGYEGNPYLQGGCQDINECEPPNQSLYPCRGKCTNTVGNYTCFCASGFRSDDPKSIPCVPADPKKALKVVLGISFSAIFLMVCIFALRAEYQKRKLAKEKDKFFDQNGGQILYRQIMSKQVDTLKIFTQEDLKKATNDFDKSRELGRGGHGTVYKGILKDDRVVAVKRSKIMNVAETDEFVQEIIILSQTNHRNVVRLLGCCLEVEVPILVYEFIPNGTLFEFIHRSYGSPPPSLDTRLRVAQESAEALAYLHLSMNHPIVHGDVKSMNILLDDNYMAKVTDFGASRTLPKDAAQFMTLVQGTLGYLDPEYLQERQLTEKSDVYSFGVVLLELITGKTAIYNDGPKEGKSLVWSFLLAMKEESLEDILDPSIVRAGTETLLGEVAELGRMCLGPIGEERPSMTQVADRLKALRSTWREELVLDRAVTEHMVVHMPPAAAPMPWDLASSSSGAPSTVPYMSGMGIEAPR, encoded by the exons ATGGCCTGGCCTGGCTGCCCAGATAAGTGTGGCAACGTCAACATCCCGTACCCGTTTGGTACCAGAGAAGGCTGCTTTCGAGAACCCTTTAATGTCACATGCAATGAGACCGGGGCGTATCTGGCCTCAACCGAAGTTAGGGTACTGGACATCAATCTTACCGTGGGTGAGATTCGTGTTCTGAACCCACACATATCATGGGAATGCAACTACACCAACGGCACCAGTGGCAACGGTTCGGATGGCTTAAGCCTTGATccttttcataagctttccaacacCAAGAACAAGTTGATATCGATCGGTTGTGCTACACTTGGATTGATCTTAGGAGTCACCAAGGGCAAGAACCAGCTTGAGTTCCCCATTGTTAACACATGCTATTCAGTCTGCACTGATGCAAATAGCACGGATGATAGCACAAAGTGCGTTGGCATGGGTTGCTGCCAAACCCCCTTGCCAGGAAACATTAGCTCCTTCAACACCGTATCTTCATCATTAACATTTAAAGACTCTACAAGCCAGTCTTTCAGCCCGTGCAGCTACTCATTCGTCGCTGAGGAGGACCGGTTCAAGTTCGATCGTTCATATGTCATCTCTACAAATTTCTTAAATAAATATACAGATGGGGTCCCTTTGGTACTTGATTGGGTTGTTGGTGATGAAAGTTGTTCGGAAGCCACCAAGATGGGATCACAGTATGCCTGCAAAGACATGAACAGTAAATGTGTCGATGTGTCCAATGGCCCTGGATACCGCTGCAACTGCTCTGAAGGTTATGAGGGTAATCCCTATCTACAAGGAGGGTGCCAAG ACATCAACGAGTGTGAACCTCCAAACCAGTCCTTGTATCCTTGCCGAGGTAAATGCACAAATACCGTTGGAAACTACACCTGTTTCTGCGCATCAGGATTCAGGAGCGATGATCCAAAGAGCATACCCTGCGTTCCCGCTGACCCAAAGAAAGCTCTTAAGGTGGTCTTAG gcatatCCTTCAGTGCCATCTTCCTCATGGTTTGTATCTTTGCTCTACGAGCTGAGTACCAGAAAAGGAAGCTTGCGAAGGAGAAGGACAAGTTCTTTGATCAGAATGGTGGTCAGATATTATATCGCCAAATTATGTCAAAACAAGTCGACACACTGAAGATATTCACTCaagaagatctgaagaaggctacaaacgattTTGACAAGAGCAGAGAACTGGGCAGGGGTGGTCATGGCACTGTCTACAAGGGCATTCTGAAGGATGACAGGGTAGTGGCCGTGAAACGCTCAAAGATAATGAACGTGGCCGAAACTGATGAATTTGTGCAGGAGATTATTATACTTTCACAGACCAACCACCGGAATGTGGTCAGGCTTCTAGGGTGTTGCTTGGAAGTGGAGGTCCCCATACTGGTCTATGAATTCATCCCAAATGGCACTTTGTTTGAGTTCATCCATCGTAGCTATGGGAGTCCACCTCCCTCACTGGACACCCGTCTTAGGGTCGCTCAAGAATCTGCCGAAGCACTGGCGTATCTGCATCTGTCCATGAACCACCCTATAGTGCACGGGGATGTCAAGTCTATGAACATTCTCTTGGACGACAACTACATGGCCAAGGTGACTGACTTTGGGGCATCAAGGACACTCCCCAAGGACGCGGCCCAGTTCATGACATTGGTGCAGGGCACCCTGGGTTACCTGGACCCCGAGTACCTGCAGGAGCGGCAGCTGACAGAGAAGAGCGACGTCTACAGCTTCGGGGTTGTGCTGCTGGAGCTGATCACAGGGAAGACGGCTATCTACAACGACGGGCCCAAGGAAGGCAAGAGCCTTGTTTGGTCCTTCCTGCTCGCAATGAAGGAGGAGAGCCTCGAGGACATCCTGGACCCGAGCATCGTGCGCGCGGGGACGGAGACGCTGCTGGGAGAAGTGGCCGAGCTGGGGAGGATGTGCTTGGGCCCCATTGGTGAAGAGAGGCCTTCCATGACCCAGGTGGCTGACAGGCTGAAGGCTCTTCGAAGCACCTGGAGGGAAGAACTGGTGCTGGACCGTGCCGTAACGGAGCATATGGTCGTGCACATGCCACCTGCAGCAGCTCCGATGCCTTGGGATCTCGCGTCGTCGTCGTCGGGAGCCCCCTCGACGGTGCCGTACATGTCTGGAATGGGCATAGAGGCTCCCAGATGA
- the LOC125523648 gene encoding wall-associated receptor kinase 1-like isoform X1 — protein MVWLLIAGQKLLLLVASTLVLHHSTTTYVAASAGSISMAWPGCPDKCGNVNIPYPFGTREGCFREPFNVTCNETGAYLASTEVRVLDINLTVGEIRVLNPHISWECNYTNGTSGNGSDGLSLDPFHKLSNTKNKLISIGCATLGLILGVTKGKNQLEFPIVNTCYSVCTDANSTDDSTKCVGMGCCQTPLPGNISSFNTVSSSLTFKDSTSQSFSPCSYSFVAEEDRFKFDRSYVISTNFLNKYTDGVPLVLDWVVGDESCSEATKMGSQYACKDMNSKCVDVSNGPGYRCNCSEGYEGNPYLQGGCQDINECEPPNQSLYPCRGKCTNTVGNYTCFCASGFRSDDPKSIPCVPADPKKALKVVLGISFSAIFLMVCIFALRAEYQKRKLAKEKDKFFDQNGGQILYRQIMSKQVDTLKIFTQEDLKKATNDFDKSRELGRGGHGTVYKGILKDDRVVAVKRSKIMNVAETDEFVQEIIILSQTNHRNVVRLLGCCLEVEVPILVYEFIPNGTLFEFIHRSYGSPPPSLDTRLRVAQESAEALAYLHLSMNHPIVHGDVKSMNILLDDNYMAKVTDFGASRTLPKDAAQFMTLVQGTLGYLDPEYLQERQLTEKSDVYSFGVVLLELITGKTAIYNDGPKEGKSLVWSFLLAMKEESLEDILDPSIVRAGTETLLGEVAELGRMCLGPIGEERPSMTQVADRLKALRSTWREELVLDRAVTEHMVVHMPPAAAPMPWDLASSSSGAPSTVPYMSGMGIEAPR, from the exons ATGGTCTGGCTACTGATCGCCG GTCAGAAGCTCTTACTACTTGTTGCTTCCACCCTAGTCCTACATCATAGTACTACCACCTATGTCGCTGCGTCTGCTGGGAGCATCAGCATGGCCTGGCCTGGCTGCCCAGATAAGTGTGGCAACGTCAACATCCCGTACCCGTTTGGTACCAGAGAAGGCTGCTTTCGAGAACCCTTTAATGTCACATGCAATGAGACCGGGGCGTATCTGGCCTCAACCGAAGTTAGGGTACTGGACATCAATCTTACCGTGGGTGAGATTCGTGTTCTGAACCCACACATATCATGGGAATGCAACTACACCAACGGCACCAGTGGCAACGGTTCGGATGGCTTAAGCCTTGATccttttcataagctttccaacacCAAGAACAAGTTGATATCGATCGGTTGTGCTACACTTGGATTGATCTTAGGAGTCACCAAGGGCAAGAACCAGCTTGAGTTCCCCATTGTTAACACATGCTATTCAGTCTGCACTGATGCAAATAGCACGGATGATAGCACAAAGTGCGTTGGCATGGGTTGCTGCCAAACCCCCTTGCCAGGAAACATTAGCTCCTTCAACACCGTATCTTCATCATTAACATTTAAAGACTCTACAAGCCAGTCTTTCAGCCCGTGCAGCTACTCATTCGTCGCTGAGGAGGACCGGTTCAAGTTCGATCGTTCATATGTCATCTCTACAAATTTCTTAAATAAATATACAGATGGGGTCCCTTTGGTACTTGATTGGGTTGTTGGTGATGAAAGTTGTTCGGAAGCCACCAAGATGGGATCACAGTATGCCTGCAAAGACATGAACAGTAAATGTGTCGATGTGTCCAATGGCCCTGGATACCGCTGCAACTGCTCTGAAGGTTATGAGGGTAATCCCTATCTACAAGGAGGGTGCCAAG ACATCAACGAGTGTGAACCTCCAAACCAGTCCTTGTATCCTTGCCGAGGTAAATGCACAAATACCGTTGGAAACTACACCTGTTTCTGCGCATCAGGATTCAGGAGCGATGATCCAAAGAGCATACCCTGCGTTCCCGCTGACCCAAAGAAAGCTCTTAAGGTGGTCTTAG gcatatCCTTCAGTGCCATCTTCCTCATGGTTTGTATCTTTGCTCTACGAGCTGAGTACCAGAAAAGGAAGCTTGCGAAGGAGAAGGACAAGTTCTTTGATCAGAATGGTGGTCAGATATTATATCGCCAAATTATGTCAAAACAAGTCGACACACTGAAGATATTCACTCaagaagatctgaagaaggctacaaacgattTTGACAAGAGCAGAGAACTGGGCAGGGGTGGTCATGGCACTGTCTACAAGGGCATTCTGAAGGATGACAGGGTAGTGGCCGTGAAACGCTCAAAGATAATGAACGTGGCCGAAACTGATGAATTTGTGCAGGAGATTATTATACTTTCACAGACCAACCACCGGAATGTGGTCAGGCTTCTAGGGTGTTGCTTGGAAGTGGAGGTCCCCATACTGGTCTATGAATTCATCCCAAATGGCACTTTGTTTGAGTTCATCCATCGTAGCTATGGGAGTCCACCTCCCTCACTGGACACCCGTCTTAGGGTCGCTCAAGAATCTGCCGAAGCACTGGCGTATCTGCATCTGTCCATGAACCACCCTATAGTGCACGGGGATGTCAAGTCTATGAACATTCTCTTGGACGACAACTACATGGCCAAGGTGACTGACTTTGGGGCATCAAGGACACTCCCCAAGGACGCGGCCCAGTTCATGACATTGGTGCAGGGCACCCTGGGTTACCTGGACCCCGAGTACCTGCAGGAGCGGCAGCTGACAGAGAAGAGCGACGTCTACAGCTTCGGGGTTGTGCTGCTGGAGCTGATCACAGGGAAGACGGCTATCTACAACGACGGGCCCAAGGAAGGCAAGAGCCTTGTTTGGTCCTTCCTGCTCGCAATGAAGGAGGAGAGCCTCGAGGACATCCTGGACCCGAGCATCGTGCGCGCGGGGACGGAGACGCTGCTGGGAGAAGTGGCCGAGCTGGGGAGGATGTGCTTGGGCCCCATTGGTGAAGAGAGGCCTTCCATGACCCAGGTGGCTGACAGGCTGAAGGCTCTTCGAAGCACCTGGAGGGAAGAACTGGTGCTGGACCGTGCCGTAACGGAGCATATGGTCGTGCACATGCCACCTGCAGCAGCTCCGATGCCTTGGGATCTCGCGTCGTCGTCGTCGGGAGCCCCCTCGACGGTGCCGTACATGTCTGGAATGGGCATAGAGGCTCCCAGATGA